AGATTCACTATACAGAGAAATATTTcactatttttttcataattctgATTATGAATGAAAAGTAAATAATCTTAAGAAATTCaatccaaaatattttcaatactGGAATTAGATATTACATGTTTTGTGATGATTCTTATAGTTTCTGAGCACATAGGGTACTTGTGTCTCTATACAGTGTTGTGAAAAAGTTTAGCcccacttctcaaattcttacatttttgcatatcagacaaatataaccctagtaaccttaaaatgctgtttttaaatggtcatttcatttattaaggaccACAAAAAATGCAGTTACCTGTAAAGTAATGCCCCCCTAAAGCTAATAACTGCTCTGGCCAGTCTCAACAACAagtgaaatcaagcgttttctataactgtgaATGAGTCGTTCACGTTTCTGTGGAGATACTTGGTCCCAATCTTCCTCGCAGAATTGTTTAATTCCAACAAAAATttagggtttttgagcatggcctttttaaggtgcaactgcatttcaattggattcaagtctggactttgactaggacACTCCAAAACCTTCGTTTAGTTTTGTGCGTtttaatgagtttaaatgtgtttatagcGTGTAGGAACGTTAAAACtgtatataaatgttttatttttttatggtatGTCGCCACGTATTGTCACGTATCCTGGGTGGGTCTGAAGATGTAAACGGGTGTTGATTGTACATTTTCTTCTGTGACAGGCTGACATAACATCGGTGGCTGTATCACATTTTAAGTGTTAACTGTTTCATAAGACACTGCATATGGTCATTGTTTGGAGAGCTTAATCATAACacagttgataaaaaaaaatattgtttggtgAAAATATTTTCCATCGTGTGTgcaatattcaatgtttttgttacgTCACTGCCCGGTGTTGGTGACAGTAGTCACGTGACAAAGTCACGTGGAATTCAGGAAGCAAAGCTATGTTTCCTATTCCACGGTTTGTCGGTGCACTGCGACGCTCAGCcgcagaatttatttttttattcagagaccccaaaaaaattggaaaatgatcATCCTCCCGGCCAAGTTACTGAGGTAATATCCAGCCTTTTGTCTCCCTTGTGACCGGCCAAACATCCCCATGGCATCCCCGAGGTGCGTTCAGGACCTTTCCACAGGTTTGTTCAAAACGCATCATCTGTTATTCAATTGCGGGGGTATATGTCCTTTCTAAAATGAGATTACATTTAACAACATATTGCTATTTATTAAGCAAGTAATTATTTGCATGGTTAAACCCATTAATTTCTTACAATTTATTCGGTGATGTGAGGTACAATAGGACCAAGAATCGAGCTGTTTCTCATGGGGAAATACATATTCAAACCCAAATtggcattttattgtttttcaccaCTTGAGGAGACCTAGATGATTTGATGACtacaaaacatttgtgaaacaGAATAAACCCCCACAAATGGCAGGCACTCAATCGAAAAAGAATATGATATTGaattactgtataatgtatatattatttcataAACTCAGCAGGAAGCAGGAACAAGCCAGAACATTGACAAGAACTGAACCAACAACTTTCAAGAGGCGTGACCGACGTGAGGTCAAACTAATGACCCATAATAACAGCACAATACAAGCACAGATTTGCACACATTAACCCCAACTGGGTAACATTATCGATAGTACTGTAGTAAGAAATTATAGAGAAAGTACAACagaaatattccatccatccatccattttctgagccgcttctcctcactagggtcgcgggcatgctggagcctatcgagctatcatcgggcaggaggcggggtacaccctgaactggttgccagccaatggcacatacaaacaaacaaccattcacactcacattcacacctatggacaatttagagttgtcaattaacctaccacgcatgtttttgggatgtgggaggaaaccggagtgcccggagaaaacccacgcaggcatggggagaacatgcaaacgccacacaggtggggccggggattgaaccccggtcctcagaactgtgaggcagatgctctaactagttgctcaccgtgccgccacaacagAAATATTCTCTCATAAATTTAGTTTGAGATGTTGTCCATCCATAACACAGGTAAATATACGTGAGATGGATGACATCAGCCCAatgtgacatccatccatccattttctgagctgcttatcctcacaaaagTCATGGgagtggtggagcctatcccagccatcttcgggcaggaggcggggtaaaccctgaactggttgccagccaatcgcagggcacatacaaacaaacaacgattcgcactcacattcatacctacgggcaatttagagtcgtcaattaacctaccatgcatgattttgggatgtgggagtaaaccggagtgcccggagaaaacccacgcagtcacggggagaacatgcaaactccacacaggcggggccgaggattgaaccccggtcctcagaactgtgaggcagactctctcaccagtcgaccaccgtgctgcccaatgTGACATATTGTAATTAATTCCTGTAGAttgtaattaaataatgaaCCTAATTTGACTCAATCAGATTGCaattcatattaaaaataataataataataatactgtaagAATGGAATGGTTTCAGCTGTGCATATGCCAATCAATTGCACTGTGTATCAGAATGAGCTTTATTGGTTAAGTATGTTACAATACGCAAGGAAtttctctccggtagttggagcaaacagccactatcacaaaatatacattaaggacattaaaaaaaaaacaccagtatggagtcattgagcaatgaaagtatACCACTCGTGTGGCGATGTTGATGTAATggcattgtgcaaatgatgcagagtcctcaagcaatttagagcaatttaaagtgattaATTGTGTGATGATCTTTGTGTATTGTTGTGCATTGCCACTGAATGAGGGAGTGCCGTCCTCCAGGACTGGAGCCCAAGTAAAATCAAATGCAACCAATTATTAGTCTTATTGATTTCACCTGATTATATTATCTGCAGTTTTTAAAGTCCCTTTTGAGCTGATGATGTCACCAGGCCAGTTGCTTTGTGAGTTGATGGTGTttgccaacctttattgaatcaaggcacccattttacattcgaaaaatatcacggcacaccaccaaacaaaaatgacacaaaacataagaatactgaaataatggtGACCtgatctcaatttactcatacaTTTACTGTGGCCTGTTAACCTGAACACAGAACTGAGAGTCACATGAAGCCATGACttgttctgttgtatgaatggctaCATCTGTGATATATTGTACTGTGATGTACACTAACCCACAGCAACATTATGATCAACAAATGGAGACTCTCTTGTAGCTAATCATTGTTAgttattgtcataataatatgCATATATCTGAGCATAATCATCTTTTTAGAGGAACAGTTTGTGCTAAAGCGCTTGTATtgcatctcattagattgtgctaGATTGTTAAAGTAGTTCTAGTGTTAAGAGTAATGAAGTTGTTGCTTTTTCTTCTGTCGCAGAGAAGGACAGTCTACTCTCTTCCATGGGTCTCAGCTATGGGTCTCAAGATCTTCTTGGGCATGGACCTATGGGCTCCGATCTCCACCGACAacatgaggaagaggaggaagaggcccTGAGaagaaaactaaaatatttcTTCATGAGCCCTTGTGACAAGTATCACGCCAAGGGACGCAAACCATTCAAGTTAGGCCTGCAGCTGCTCAAAATCATCATTGTTACAGTGCAGGTACATGTAAAGCAAGCctttccactttttttcatcttttcctGTTGCTCAAAATGTTCCCTTCAAATCCTGGAAGTCATTTCTCACATATTGCAAGGAGCAGAGGCTGTACAATAATTAGCAACATGGTGACCGAGTTTAGTCTCCTTCCCAGTTCTGATATTTGCGGGGTTCCACTCTCAGCTTTGGCCTTTCTATGTGGAGTTTGTTCCacccacattcctaaaacatgcaggttaggttaccatccatccattttctgagccgcttctcctcactagggtcgcgggcgtgctggagcctatcccagctatcatcgggcaggaggcggggtacaccctgaactggttgccagccaatcgcagggcacatacaaaaaaacaaccattcaggcaatttagagtctccaattaatgcatgtttttgggatgtgggaggaaaccggagtgcccggagaaaacccacacagtcacggggagaacatgcgaactccacacaggtggggccggggattgaacccgggtcctcagaactgtgagtctgacgctctaaccagtcacccaccgtgccgccttaggTTACcaataattgaaaactctaaaaatAGGTCATAGGGTGGCGGCCAACCAAGTGGAGTtaatcatccattttgcagagcataatttgTAGTCACCTAACAAGGAGTTGTCATCCATGTTCACCTTAAAGTATCTCCACATGGCTGACATGGATCCTACTCAACCTCCCCAAAAGTCATGTCAGGCTGGTAAAGTGGTATTGGTGTTGTAGTATCagagcatttatttattgatttattttagtcCGAGTACCAGGACAGATGTACAGTATCGGCACTGGTATCGGTGTATCCCTATTTCGAACTACTTAAACCTGAAGTACGTAATAGTACACGCTGTAAATGGTTGGCTAAAATAAACTCAAGAAAGTTGCCAATTTAGATTAatcaactcatttttgttgaagGAAAAGCAACAGCCATCCTGTCCATGTACAAAACTGTTTTTGCTAATGTATAAATATAACTGACCTTATTTATTACTGTGCAGCTCCAAACCATTTTTACAATGTTGTTTATTCTTGCCAACTTTGAAGCAGTGGTAATTTTCAATTATAGTTTTAGGAGAGAAACTGTAATGTCAAATCAAATCTATTCTAGTTATTGCATTCAAAATTCCATTCTTAAACTAGCTATAGCTTCCAGTGTAAAatattggataaaaaaaaaacgacaatacATACATTATGAATGTTGGACTAgctgtacatatacagtactgtactttgtAAATTTTACTGTCTTTGTTCTCCCTGCTTCTCAGTTGGTGCTGTTTGGCCTGAGCAACCAGATGGTTGTGACATTTAAAGATGAAAACACGGCGGCATTCAAACATCTCTTCCTGAAGGATTACCAGGATGATGCTCCTCAAGCTGTTCACACGCAGCAAGAACTGCACAGTCATATCAACTTTGCCATTGATCAGGTAGCATAGGAAGATAGAGTAACTGCACTGCTTTGGTCACTCTATCGAAATGGTCAAAAAACATCAATACCTTTAAAATCTAACATTGCTATTCAGATCTCACAAAGCAGTTTAGAATTAATCATTCTTTCTTTCCTGAACTGTACAATAGAAACTAATTGCCAATTGTCATTTCCCTGTCAGTACCTAGCTCTACCTCAAATCTCACTGGGACAGTACGCCTATGTACAAGGTGTCGGAGTCAATGGAAGTGCACTCTCACTGTGCCAGAGGTACTACCGGAGTGGCACCATCATCCCTGTCAATGACACTTTTGACATCGATCCTCATGTTGTCACTGGTAGGATGGCCTTCATCTTtcttattttatacattttatccaCATATGCAGAGTGTACCAAGAGATGCTCATTTTATCTGATAACATAGTggtaattattttctttgtacatAAGGCACAGACACAATATTTTGGACCCTTCCATTAAACACAGAAAACCCTACAGTAGAaattgaaataacttgaaactgacagggcaggaatttgccaaaataagaatgtcctttgAACAGATGAGCTAAAACTGCAGCTTTCTAGCAAGTcacataatatttaaaaaaataattaaaaataaagcacaaaatgaaaagaacactaCTGTGACACATGGATATGACTTTGTTATATTGTGGGACTGCTTTGTTGACAAAGGGTATCTTGAATCTGTGTAGGGTACAGTGAAATTAAGTGGAAATTTGCTCCCCAGTGTCAGAAAACTTGGCCCAGTTGCAGGTCATGGGTACTCCAACAGGATAATAAGCCaaaacacagctaaaaacacccaagaatggctaagaaTAACTAGACTAAGACTATTCTAAAGTAGACTTTTATGAACCCTGAactaaatcctattgaacatctgtgaaAGGAACTGAAACATGCAGTATAGAGAAGCCTGCAAACAGCTGGAGCAGTTggatcatttttgtccaggccagtTTCATTCGGTCTATTCTGTTGGTCCTTAAAAATAAAGCAATGCCTGATTATCGTTAGGTAATTTTCagtaaatttgttgttgttacgtttgtcagtttcaagttattaaACTGACCATTTTGGATTGTAGAAAAATGTACCATATGTCCGTAAAACCTGCTAAGATgtgatgatgtactgtatattgcgctaattaaaaagaaaaaccaataGAGCACAGTCCTCTGACAAGGCGGAAAGATTGTGGTTTGCATACCAGCAAAGAATACTGTAAAAACACATCAGTTTATTCATATTGTACCTGtgtaaaaatgaattcaatAGGGAAATAGTATTTCAAGGCACTCTCCCAACTCAAAAGGAGGCTAATGAAAAATCAGACTGTTCACTgcatgcatttttgtttgtgctcaCTTTCCATATCTAAACTAATCTGAATACAATGGGCATGCCCAAATTCACTTGTGCGTCATCTGAATAAAATCCAACAATGAGGTCtcctcatttttaaatgttttgcaaGCCTTTAAATTCAACAAAATAAGTTTTCTTTCATAACCCATACAGTTGTAGCTTGACTTACTAGTTCACCAATTTACGATTTCTCCGAGTTACAACCCGTCACTTGTTCAATTTTTTGTGGTGTTTGTATTACAAAtcaaaattttgtattttttttacagtcttaATTCTATCTGCTTGACTGGCAGAGAAAGTGATTATTGATTATTGCATGACAAGTCCTATGAATTGCATTCAGAATGCTCACTGTATTTTGTACTCTGATACTTTTaaggaagtggaaaagtgtggaTTGTGCTTCATGTGATGTGTAAAAAGAGACTCATCTGTGTGGTTTTAACATTTCCACGTGATATTAATTGGTTCCTCTAAGGCCTTATTCTGCTTCCTTTATCCAGACTGCATCGGACTGGATCCGCCGACCTATGGTTCTCCTCCTGAAAACAGTGACTACAAGAACTTCACTCTCAATTTTTACAAGTTAGATGCTAACTTATTATCTAATTTTATCGATCAAAGGTTTGCACTGTTTGCAGTTTACTCACAAATCTCTATGATGTATTCATTAATCTCCAGGCTGATCAATGTAACGGTTGACTTCCAGCTGAAGGCTATCAACATTCAGACCATCATAAATAATGAGATACCAAACTGCTACACCTTTGCTATAATGGTGAAATATTAATCTTCTTTCTAACCAAGCAACTTTATGGTAGAtttccatatacagtacaatattagaaacaaatacCTGGTAGATACATTGTGGTCGTCAATGTCTATGCATTTCTATTTGTGTTCAATATGTGATACCAGTTCACCTGATTGAACATTTACACCTGGatagtttttttgtatttattgaggGTTCTTGTATGTGCTACTAGATTCTCATGGATAACAGAGCTCACAGTGGCAAAATTAAGATCAGTTTACAGAACCAAGCCTCCATAAAGGAATGTAAGGACCCTAACGTGTCTGGACACGGTGAGTAGCTGCACGTAAATTGCAGCAAAGGAATCATAACTTTATTTATCTTCAAACTCTATAAATGTCCTTTGACCCTATCCTTTCTCTGATATCCTGTCAGCTGAGAACTACGCCCGAGAGTTCTTTGACGTGTTAGTTGcacttgtttgtttgctttctcTGCTGCTGTGTGGACGCTCCATCCTCAGAGGTGTCCTTCTGCAACACGTAAGaaaccaaaacacaaacacttACCTCTTCCCAGTACTTTGTCCCGTCATATTTGGGGGACAGaatattgaaaaaaagtcaacttAAATTTTTTGTAGgcatacaaatatttgtgtttctgGAGTTTCTGCTCACACATTtcacaagtgtgaaattaaacaacaaccAAGTACAGTccagtaaatcttttgtttgctgcctatttcagaaaatgtgtgtaaaagtcaacTTTTCGGAATTTAGCCTGATTGTGACATAAACAATATTGGCACAcagtatcatcatcatcgttaGCATCTAAGTTGTAAGTGTAGGAGcggttgtatttgtgtttggtgatgtgtccacCGCATGTGCTAAATGCAGAGATCCGCTACAAATATTGACAAATGAAATTCGGCGGTTTGATGATGACATGCTGCCTACACAGGTAAAAttgcaaattatgtttttatgaccTTCAAGATGACTTCCTTTTCTCTACATACTGGGTTGTTTGAGAACAAGTAGCTGCTGGCCTTGTCCCAATGCTCCAACTCCAcccctggttgtcatggtaataaaAGCTGTATTACGCATTGCACAGGCTGGTGGCGTGAGCGCTGGCTCATTTGTATGAGACAGAACCACCCCCACAAAACAGAGTGATTTCAACTGTAATGTTACCAGTGGATGTTGAATAttctgtaattctttatcctgtgTACTTCGTCCGAAGAATGTCAGAgaccttttattaagacacctggaaacCGTTttagatttggaaaaaaaatgcacaatatatCTTAcgcgattggctgatgaccagtccagggtgtatcctcccttttgcctgaagtcagctgggataggctccagcacacccgcggccCAAATGGCAATAAGCAGTATCGAAGATGAATGGCTGGATGTCCCCTTGAACACACCCAAAATCTGACGTTTGATAATCC
This Phycodurus eques isolate BA_2022a chromosome 16, UOR_Pequ_1.1, whole genome shotgun sequence DNA region includes the following protein-coding sequences:
- the LOC133414756 gene encoding mucolipin-1-like isoform X1, which encodes MASPRCVQDLSTEKDSLLSSMGLSYGSQDLLGHGPMGSDLHRQHEEEEEEALRRKLKYFFMSPCDKYHAKGRKPFKLGLQLLKIIIVTVQLVLFGLSNQMVVTFKDENTAAFKHLFLKDYQDDAPQAVHTQQELHSHINFAIDQYLALPQISLGQYAYVQGVGVNGSALSLCQRYYRSGTIIPVNDTFDIDPHVVTDCIGLDPPTYGSPPENSDYKNFTLNFYKLDANLLSNFIDQRFALFAVYSQISMMYSLISRLINVTVDFQLKAINIQTIINNEIPNCYTFAIMILMDNRAHSGKIKISLQNQASIKECKDPNVSGHAENYAREFFDVLVALVCLLSLLLCGRSILRGVLLQHEYAQFFQTRLDRGVSWGDRMEFINGWYILLIVSDMFTIIGSFIKIGIESKNLASYDSCAILLGTSTLLVWVGVIRYLSFFQKYNILIVTLRAAFPNVIRFCCCAAAIYLGYCFCGWIVLGPYHTKFRSLPMVSECLFSLINGDDMFVTFAEMEQTGTLVWIFSQVYLYTFISLFIYMVLSLFIALITGAYDTIMAQTQEQVRITDLHAFIAECTDTPSSGKFRSPEGSSCSFLCCCDWTILHSVKCTIFSPHFHLTAAAHLFAESQQGG
- the LOC133414756 gene encoding mucolipin-1-like isoform X2; this encodes MASPRCVQDLSTEKDSLLSSMGLSYGSQDLLGHGPMGSDLHRQHEEEEEEALRRKLKYFFMSPCDKYHAKGRKPFKLGLQLLKIIIVTVQLVLFGLSNQMVVTFKDENTAAFKHLFLKDYQDDAPQAVHTQQELHSHINFAIDQYLALPQISLGQYAYVQGVGVNGSALSLCQRYYRSGTIIPVNDTFDIDPHVVTDCIGLDPPTYGSPPENSDYKNFTLNFYKLINVTVDFQLKAINIQTIINNEIPNCYTFAIMILMDNRAHSGKIKISLQNQASIKECKDPNVSGHAENYAREFFDVLVALVCLLSLLLCGRSILRGVLLQHEYAQFFQTRLDRGVSWGDRMEFINGWYILLIVSDMFTIIGSFIKIGIESKNLASYDSCAILLGTSTLLVWVGVIRYLSFFQKYNILIVTLRAAFPNVIRFCCCAAAIYLGYCFCGWIVLGPYHTKFRSLPMVSECLFSLINGDDMFVTFAEMEQTGTLVWIFSQVYLYTFISLFIYMVLSLFIALITGAYDTIMAQTQEQVRITDLHAFIAECTDTPSSGKFRSPEGSSCSFLCCCDWTILHSVKCTIFSPHFHLTAAAHLFAESQQGG